One region of Marinitoga sp. 1197 genomic DNA includes:
- a CDS encoding M42 family metallopeptidase: protein MNELLKYLPELTELPGISGKEEKVREYILEKIKNKVDEYHVDVMGNLIAKIKGKDSSKKVMLLAHMDEVGFMVTKVNDDGTFHISPVGGVDPRVVFAQRLKVKGEILSIVQIKPIHLLNTNERKSKPDYTSFKVYTGYEKTELKKKIKLGDMVTFDTKFYMSGDRAVSKAFDDRAGCSWMMNLIDKIQEGYKPEYDTYFAFVVQEEVGLRGSGVAAHYIKPDVALVLEGTTAGDYPLLDKDKWATHLGNGPATFFMHSGVVLSKEIFDKIISVAKENNIKLQFKMRTAGGTDARRLATTLDGIPSGILAVPSRYIHSPNTIIDINDYINGYKLLELLVLEGRILK, encoded by the coding sequence ATGAATGAGCTTTTAAAATATTTGCCAGAACTTACAGAGTTACCTGGAATTTCTGGTAAAGAAGAAAAGGTTAGAGAATATATTCTTGAAAAAATAAAAAATAAAGTGGATGAATATCATGTAGATGTTATGGGAAATTTAATAGCAAAAATAAAAGGGAAAGATTCATCAAAAAAGGTCATGTTGCTTGCACATATGGATGAAGTAGGGTTTATGGTGACTAAAGTAAATGATGATGGAACCTTTCATATTTCTCCAGTAGGTGGAGTTGATCCTCGTGTGGTTTTTGCTCAAAGGCTTAAAGTTAAAGGAGAAATTTTATCTATAGTACAAATTAAACCCATACACTTATTAAATACTAATGAAAGAAAATCAAAACCGGATTATACATCTTTTAAAGTTTATACAGGTTATGAAAAAACAGAATTAAAGAAAAAAATAAAATTGGGAGATATGGTAACATTTGATACAAAATTTTATATGAGTGGTGATAGAGCAGTTTCAAAAGCGTTCGATGACAGAGCAGGTTGTTCGTGGATGATGAATTTAATTGATAAAATTCAGGAAGGGTATAAGCCAGAATATGATACTTATTTTGCTTTTGTTGTACAGGAAGAGGTTGGATTGCGTGGAAGTGGTGTAGCTGCGCATTATATTAAACCTGATGTAGCTCTGGTTTTAGAGGGAACTACAGCAGGAGATTATCCTTTATTGGATAAAGATAAATGGGCAACACATCTTGGTAATGGACCTGCTACATTTTTTATGCATTCAGGTGTGGTATTATCAAAAGAAATTTTTGATAAAATTATATCAGTGGCAAAGGAAAATAACATAAAATTGCAGTTTAAAATGAGAACTGCAGGAGGAACAGATGCCAGAAGGCTTGCAACAACATTAGATGGTATTCCATCTGGAATATTGGCAGTGCCATCACGTTATATTCATTCACCTAATACAATTATAGACATTAATGATTATATCAACGGATATAAATTATTAGAATTATTAGTTCTTGAAGGGAGGATATTAAAATAA
- a CDS encoding M20/M25/M40 family metallo-hydrolase: MKTTEILKKLSDAIGVSMYENEVKETIKDLVIKISNNIEIFDAGKGSLGIKYGNGSNKIGLFAHMDEIGLVISKIIDEQFAMVHTIGGVDPRTLISKRVKFKTKQGFKLGIVGMLAPHLQKQEHRNTAPDFDNLYVDFSIDGGTEDIEVGDIGVVDVKSEELNNKITGKALDDRAGCAVLLKTLEYLEKYKIEDKSIYFLFNQGEEIGLKGAKRTSYEVNPEIGIIVDVTFGSDTPPHFEKIEMGKGPAIAIGPTMNNEVTEKIIKIAEEYNIKHQIEPLPIRSGTEADIVQIVREGIKTIGISIPILNMHSSVEVVDPSDVDNTARLIAQFIVDYNKEGENDE; encoded by the coding sequence ATGAAAACAACAGAAATTCTAAAAAAATTAAGCGATGCTATAGGTGTTTCAATGTATGAAAATGAAGTGAAAGAGACAATTAAAGATCTGGTGATTAAAATTTCAAATAATATAGAGATTTTTGATGCAGGAAAAGGATCTTTAGGAATAAAATATGGGAATGGAAGTAATAAAATAGGACTGTTTGCTCATATGGATGAAATAGGGTTAGTTATTTCAAAAATAATTGATGAACAATTTGCAATGGTTCATACTATAGGCGGGGTTGATCCAAGAACATTGATTTCAAAAAGGGTTAAGTTTAAAACGAAACAGGGATTTAAATTAGGAATTGTAGGAATGCTCGCACCACATCTTCAAAAGCAGGAACATAGAAATACTGCACCAGATTTCGATAACCTATATGTGGATTTTTCTATTGATGGTGGAACAGAAGATATTGAAGTTGGTGATATTGGCGTTGTAGATGTAAAATCAGAAGAATTGAATAATAAAATAACAGGTAAAGCTCTTGATGATAGAGCAGGATGTGCAGTTTTATTAAAAACTCTCGAATATTTAGAGAAATATAAAATTGAAGATAAAAGCATTTATTTTTTATTTAACCAGGGTGAAGAAATAGGATTAAAAGGTGCAAAAAGAACTAGTTATGAGGTAAATCCAGAAATCGGAATAATTGTAGATGTCACTTTTGGGAGTGATACACCACCACATTTTGAAAAAATAGAAATGGGAAAAGGGCCGGCAATAGCGATAGGACCAACTATGAATAATGAAGTAACAGAAAAAATAATAAAAATAGCAGAAGAATATAATATAAAGCATCAAATTGAGCCATTACCTATAAGAAGCGGAACTGAAGCAGACATTGTTCAGATAGTTAGAGAAGGTATTAAAACAATAGGTATATCTATACCAATTTTAAATATGCATTCTTCTGTAGAAGTTGTTGATCCTTCTGATGTAGACAATACAGCAAGATTAATAGCGCAATTTATTGTAGATTATAACAAAGAAGGTGAAAATGATGAATGA
- a CDS encoding septum site-determining protein MinC, whose amino-acid sequence MASEKDIVYPKFIDGDIIFFLEKNVTQKQLLEKLSENLDKLNNFFSEGDGFYVLIKNPEMYSIVPKIGKLAKEKKLYLSGAYFEDLPEIKKKKKEFRLSGTNIYKKHVRSGQILDNPGDIIIFGNVNQGSEIRAGGSVIVFGKIKGTVRVGMTQHKNTFIVAAEMESPLVEICGIVLNNYAWPKGPVSIHYDNDQINVEPIEL is encoded by the coding sequence ATGGCTTCGGAAAAAGATATTGTATATCCTAAATTTATTGATGGAGACATCATTTTTTTTCTTGAGAAAAACGTTACACAAAAGCAACTTTTGGAAAAACTTTCTGAAAATTTAGATAAGCTGAATAACTTTTTTTCAGAAGGTGATGGGTTCTATGTTTTGATAAAAAATCCAGAAATGTATTCAATTGTACCCAAAATAGGAAAGCTGGCAAAGGAGAAAAAATTATATTTATCAGGAGCATATTTTGAAGATCTTCCAGAAATCAAAAAAAAGAAGAAAGAATTTAGATTAAGTGGTACTAATATATATAAGAAACATGTGCGCTCTGGTCAGATACTTGATAATCCAGGAGATATAATTATTTTTGGTAATGTGAATCAGGGTTCAGAAATAAGAGCTGGAGGGAGTGTGATAGTATTTGGTAAAATAAAGGGTACAGTTAGAGTTGGAATGACGCAGCATAAAAATACATTTATAGTAGCAGCAGAAATGGAATCACCTCTTGTGGAAATATGCGGAATAGTCTTAAATAATTACGCATGGCCAAAAGGGCCAGTATCAATACATTATGATAATGATCAGATAAATGTTGAACCTATAGAATTATGA
- a CDS encoding acyl-CoA mutase large subunit family protein translates to MYQDKKLIEISEKKKKWEETTLKKTLERFPERKKHFKTTYNEEVKRLYTPEDIKNIDYLEDIGFPGEYPFTRGVQPTMYRGRFWTMRQYAGFASAEESNKRYKYLLEQGQTGLSVAFDLPTQIGYDSDHSMSEGEVGKVGVAIDSLKDMEILFDGIPLDKVSVSMTINSTASILLSMLIAVAEKQGVEQEKLRGTIQNDILKEYIARGTYVFPPEPSMKVIVDIFEYGSKNLPKFNLISISGYHIREAGANAVQEVAFTLADGLAYVEAAVKAGLDPNIFGKNLSFFFNAHNNFIEEIAKFRAARKLWAKLMKNKFNVTNPAALRLKFHTQTAGSTLTAQQPLNNIIRVTLQALAAVLGGTQSLHTNSYDEALGLPTELSATIALRTQQIIAYESGVTETIDPFAGSYVIESLTKDIEEKAMKYIEKIEEMGGMVRAIENGYVQKEILNSAYETQLSIENSEQIIVGLNKFTVEEEHNGTILKVDPIVEEKQKEKLKNLRKERNNDEVKKNLLKLENAAKNNENIMPYILDAVKSYATLGEITNVLRDVFGEYHEAVIL, encoded by the coding sequence ATGTATCAGGATAAAAAATTAATTGAAATTTCAGAGAAGAAGAAAAAATGGGAAGAAACAACCTTAAAAAAGACACTCGAAAGATTTCCAGAAAGAAAAAAACATTTTAAAACTACTTATAATGAAGAGGTAAAGCGTTTATACACACCTGAAGACATTAAAAATATTGATTATTTAGAAGATATAGGATTTCCAGGGGAATATCCTTTTACTCGTGGCGTTCAACCTACAATGTATAGAGGAAGATTCTGGACAATGAGACAATATGCGGGTTTTGCTTCTGCTGAAGAATCCAATAAACGATATAAATATTTATTAGAACAGGGACAAACAGGTCTTTCAGTTGCTTTTGATTTACCTACTCAAATAGGATATGATTCAGATCATTCAATGTCAGAAGGTGAAGTGGGAAAAGTAGGCGTTGCTATAGACTCTTTAAAAGATATGGAAATACTTTTTGATGGTATACCTCTTGATAAAGTAAGTGTTTCTATGACTATTAATTCTACAGCTTCAATATTGCTCTCAATGTTAATAGCTGTTGCTGAAAAACAAGGGGTAGAACAAGAAAAGTTGAGAGGAACTATACAAAACGATATATTAAAAGAATATATAGCAAGAGGCACATATGTATTTCCTCCAGAACCTTCGATGAAAGTAATTGTAGATATATTTGAATATGGTTCCAAAAATCTCCCTAAATTTAATTTAATAAGTATAAGTGGATATCATATAAGAGAAGCTGGCGCAAATGCCGTTCAAGAAGTCGCATTTACATTAGCTGACGGATTGGCATATGTTGAAGCTGCTGTTAAAGCAGGGTTAGATCCAAATATATTTGGAAAAAATTTATCCTTTTTCTTCAATGCCCATAACAATTTTATTGAAGAAATTGCAAAATTCAGAGCTGCAAGAAAATTATGGGCTAAACTAATGAAAAATAAATTTAATGTCACAAACCCTGCTGCATTAAGATTAAAATTTCACACTCAAACTGCAGGTTCCACATTAACTGCTCAACAACCTTTAAACAATATAATAAGAGTTACCTTGCAGGCTTTAGCCGCTGTTTTAGGTGGAACTCAATCACTGCATACGAATTCTTATGACGAAGCTCTTGGATTGCCTACGGAGTTATCTGCTACAATTGCTTTAAGAACACAACAAATAATAGCATATGAATCAGGGGTTACTGAAACAATAGATCCTTTTGCAGGATCATATGTTATAGAATCTTTAACAAAAGACATTGAGGAAAAAGCTATGAAATATATAGAAAAAATTGAAGAAATGGGAGGAATGGTAAGAGCAATTGAAAATGGTTATGTTCAAAAAGAGATATTAAATTCTGCTTATGAAACACAACTATCTATAGAAAATTCCGAACAGATTATTGTAGGATTAAATAAATTTACAGTAGAAGAAGAACATAACGGAACCATTTTAAAAGTGGATCCTATCGTTGAAGAAAAACAAAAAGAAAAATTAAAAAATCTAAGAAAAGAAAGAAATAACGACGAAGTAAAGAAAAATCTGTTAAAATTGGAAAATGCTGCAAAAAACAATGAAAATATTATGCCATATATTTTAGACGCAGTGAAATCATATGCTACATTGGGTGAAATCACAAATGTTTTAAGAGACGTCTTCGGCGAATACCACGAAGCTGTAATATTATAA
- a CDS encoding cobalamin B12-binding domain-containing protein, whose protein sequence is MNKIRVLVGKPGLDGHDRGAKVVARALRDAGMEVIYTGIRQTPEDIVNTALEEDVNIIGLSILSGAHMKLCEKVLKLLKEKDADIPVFLGGIIPEDDIPTLKEIGIVEVFGPGTPLETIISKVKEIVYSKKA, encoded by the coding sequence ATGAATAAAATAAGGGTATTGGTAGGAAAACCCGGTTTAGATGGTCATGATAGAGGAGCTAAGGTCGTTGCAAGAGCATTAAGAGACGCTGGAATGGAAGTTATATATACTGGAATAAGGCAAACTCCAGAAGATATTGTAAATACAGCTTTAGAAGAAGATGTAAATATCATAGGATTATCAATACTATCAGGAGCACATATGAAATTATGCGAAAAAGTGTTGAAATTATTAAAAGAAAAAGATGCAGATATTCCCGTATTTTTAGGTGGAATTATACCAGAAGATGACATACCAACTTTAAAAGAAATTGGGATTGTAGAAGTCTTTGGTCCTGGAACTCCACTTGAAACAATAATCAGCAAGGTGAAAGAAATTGTATATTCAAAAAAAGCTTGA
- the meaB gene encoding methylmalonyl Co-A mutase-associated GTPase MeaB, with protein MYIQKKLENIIEKFKNGEKYALAQVISLVENNINYAWDIIKQLPNPEKDTQIIGITGSPGAGKSTFLSKAVNEWSKNNLKIGIIAVDPSSPFSGGAFLGDRIRMRNLSGKNNVYIRSIASRGSVGGLCDSIYDIVDVMKSFGFDKIIIETVGAGQSEIEVIFVADTVLLVLSPNTGDEIQMFKAGIMEIADAYIINKMDLPEADKFILQLKNTLSLENEYKSKIILPVSAIQNKGIIESINWIDTHFNELKNSGEYEYRKKRRIKRRVRSSIIRNIDNIIDDSNIEFENIKDYKEKIMKYICEEEKNEKD; from the coding sequence TTGTATATTCAAAAAAAGCTTGAAAATATAATAGAAAAGTTCAAAAATGGTGAAAAATATGCTTTAGCACAGGTAATATCCCTTGTAGAAAACAATATAAATTATGCCTGGGATATAATAAAACAACTTCCAAACCCCGAAAAAGATACACAAATAATAGGAATAACCGGAAGTCCTGGTGCTGGAAAAAGTACATTTTTATCAAAAGCTGTTAATGAATGGAGCAAAAATAATTTAAAAATAGGTATTATAGCTGTTGACCCATCAAGCCCATTTTCCGGTGGCGCTTTTCTTGGAGATAGAATACGTATGAGAAATTTGTCCGGTAAAAACAATGTTTACATAAGAAGTATAGCTTCTCGAGGCAGCGTTGGTGGTTTATGCGATTCAATATATGATATTGTAGATGTTATGAAATCATTTGGATTTGATAAAATAATTATAGAAACTGTTGGTGCAGGACAATCTGAAATAGAAGTAATATTTGTTGCAGATACTGTGCTCCTTGTTTTATCTCCAAATACCGGTGATGAAATACAGATGTTTAAAGCTGGAATAATGGAAATAGCTGATGCCTATATAATAAACAAAATGGATTTACCAGAAGCTGATAAATTTATTTTACAATTGAAAAACACATTATCTCTGGAAAATGAATATAAATCAAAAATCATATTACCTGTTAGCGCTATACAAAACAAAGGTATTATAGAAAGCATAAATTGGATTGATACACATTTTAATGAATTAAAAAATTCAGGCGAATATGAATATAGAAAAAAAAGAAGAATAAAAAGAAGAGTTAGAAGCTCTATTATAAGAAATATAGATAATATAATAGATGACTCAAATATAGAATTTGAAAATATAAAAGATTACAAAGAAAAAATAATGAAATATATATGTGAGGAGGAAAAAAATGAAAAAGATTGA
- the mce gene encoding methylmalonyl-CoA epimerase: protein MKKIDHIGIAVKSIDKALNLYKNLLNLEITGEEILENRGLKVVFIKAGDTRIELLEPLHENSEISGFLNKKGEGIHHIAYEVENASEMIKKSKELGIKPLSDEPKDGAHNTKVVFLHPKTTNGVLVELVEHK from the coding sequence ATGAAAAAGATTGATCATATTGGAATTGCAGTAAAATCCATTGATAAAGCTTTAAATTTATATAAAAATTTATTAAATTTAGAAATAACAGGAGAAGAAATTCTTGAAAATAGAGGATTAAAGGTCGTTTTTATAAAAGCTGGTGATACAAGAATAGAATTATTAGAGCCTTTGCATGAAAATTCTGAAATTTCTGGATTTTTAAATAAAAAAGGCGAAGGAATACATCATATAGCATACGAAGTGGAAAATGCCAGTGAAATGATAAAGAAATCAAAAGAATTGGGAATAAAACCTTTAAGTGACGAACCAAAAGATGGTGCTCATAACACAAAAGTTGTTTTTTTACATCCAAAAACAACAAATGGCGTATTAGTTGAATTAGTTGAACATAAATAG